The Spodoptera frugiperda isolate SF20-4 chromosome 9, AGI-APGP_CSIRO_Sfru_2.0, whole genome shotgun sequence genome contains a region encoding:
- the LOC118271484 gene encoding mucin-1 isoform X26 has product MRIAALIALVQLSLATAVSDEPKTLTAVELNRELSGDNVLSPFYESSEDAGVTFIRGSRAADSPLSPDIDVQCSGNYIDVTVEFADVFDGIIYSKGYLNDPKCKYVSLGNSQSRYSFRVPLNGCGSRPLCNACGTIDNVLVFQADDLLQGPQDFARKVSCARTSLEVSTGVTASREEHTLKLKPFMVDMLDVVAVEGPAGGVECWMDIQVGVFPNTTPLKNSIKIGEYLTILVYLKDVRNQFSLKIHDCWAYDNENYDGPSTNKIQLTDKNGCPKKKKLIDFWQKTTNTGKSGATLIAYSKVSAFRFPETDQVYLTCNVELCTNNCDSNCGTTEISTTIKPSQCYPGSRDPGCQRITVEPQLKCYPGSLDPRCPQQPTPTTPQLSELTTLRDRRISLPTVIADKYTTTTTPEPPRCFPGSTDPRCPKPTTPEPPRCFPGSTDPRCPKPTTPEPPRCFPGSTDPRCPKPTTPEPPRCFPGSTDPRCPKPTTPEPPRCFPGSTDPRCPKPTTPEPPRCYPGSPDPRCPQPPRPTTLTPPTYLPPVTPELKCYPGSSDPRCPQPTTPAPPKCFPGSTDPRCPKPTTPAPPNCYPGNTDPRCPKPTTPAPPRCFPGSTDPRCPKPTTPEPPRCYPGSTDPRCPKPTTPEPPRCYPGSTDPRCPKPTTPEPPRCYPGSTDPRCPKPTTPEPPRCYPGSTDPRCPKPTTPEPPRCYPGSTDPRCPKPTTPEPPRCYPGSTDPRCPKPTTPEPPRCYPGSTDPRCPKPTTPEPPRCYPGSTDPRCPKPTTPKPVCYPGSPDPKCPQPPRPTTLTPPTYLPPVTPELKCYPGSSDPRCPQPTTPAPPKCFPGSTDPRCPKPTTPAPPNCYPGNTDPRCPKPTTPAPPRCFPGSTDPRCPKPTTPEPPRCYPGSTDPRCPKPTTPEPPRCYPGSTDPRCPKPTTPEPPRCYPGSNDPRCPKPTTPAPPNCYPGNTDPRCPKPTTPAPPRCFPGSTDPRCPKPTTPKPVCYPGSPDPKCPQPPRPTTLTPPTYLPPVTPALKCYPGSTDPRCPKPTTPEPPRCFPGSTDPRCPKPTTPAPPNCFPGSTDPRCPKPTTPAPPNCYPGNTDPRCPKPTTPAPPRCFPGSTDPRCPKPTTPEPPRCFPGSTDPRCPKPTTPEPPRCFPGSNDPRCPKPTTPAPPRCFPGSTDPRCPKPTTPEPPRCFPGSNDPRCPKPTTPKPVCYPGSPDPKCPQPPRPTTLTPPTYLPPVTPALKCYPGSTDPRCPKPTTPEPPRCYPGSTDPRCPKPTTPEPPRCYPGSTDPRCPKPTTPAPPRCYPGSTDPRCPKPTTPEPPRCFPGSTDPRCPKPTTPAPPRCFPGSTDPRCPKPTTPEPPRCYPGSTDPRCPKPTTPEPPRCYPGSTDPRCPKPTTPAPPRCYPGSTDPRCPKPTTPEPPRCFPGSTDPRCPKPTTPAPPKCFPGSTDPRCPKPTTPEPPRCFPGSNDPRCPKPTTPKPVCYPGSPDPKCPQPPRPTTLTPPTYLPPVTPALKCYPGSTDPRCPKPTTPESPRCFPGSTDPRCPKPTTPAPPKCFPGSTDPRCPKPTTPEPPRCYPGSTDPRCPKPTTPEPPRCYPGSTDPRCPKPTTPEPPRCYPGSTDPRCPKPTTPEPPRCYPGSTDPRCPKPTTPEPPRCYPGSTDPRCPKPTTPEPPRCYPGSTDPRCPKPTTPEPPRCYPGSTDPRCPKPTTPEPPRCYPGSTDPRCPKPTTPEPPRCYPGSTDPRCPKPTTPEPPRCYPGSTDPRCPKPTTPEPPRCYPGSTDPRCPKPTTPEPPRCYPGSTDPRCPKPTTPAPPRCYPGSTDPRCPKPEPPTPSSCYPGSRDPKCPQPFAPASTNPPSTYLPPFPEENEIKSSRVSRLATKDTNEDNVNDYIDSFDFKRTEPRSRKVRDVFGSSESAAFATSGTAIIYIAMGSAVAMIMSITLAIYMYKKNKLRTASVNTTAQSPC; this is encoded by the exons CTGTCGCTCGCTACAGCTGTTTCAGATGAACCAAAAACGCTCACAGCGGTTGAGCTGAACCGCGAGTTGTCCGGAGACAATGTGCTCTCGCCTTTCTACGAAAGTAGTGAGGATGCTGGGGTCACGTTCATAAGAGGATCAAGGGCGGCTGACTCGCCCTTGTCTCCTGATATCGACGTGCAATGCTCAGGCAACTATATCGACGTCACTGTTGAGTTCGCTGACGTTTTCGATGGCATCATTTACAGTAAGGGTTACTTAAATGACCCGAAGtgcaa ATATGTGTCATTGGGCAACAGTCAGTCTCGGTACTCATTCAGAGTGCCACTGAATGGCTGTGGCTCCCGACCTCTCTGCAATGCATGTGGTACCATCGACAACGTACTTGTGTTCCAAGCTGACGACTTGTTGCAAGGACCTCAGGACTTCGCTCGCAAG GTGTCATGTGCCCGCACTTCCCTGGAAGTGTCGACTGGAGTGACGGCGTCCAGAGAAGAGCATACTCTCAAGCTAAAACCTTTCATGGTTGACATGCTTGATGTGGTTGCAGTCGAAGGACCCGCCGGAGGAGTTGAATGCTGGATGGACATCCAAGTAGGAGTCTTTCctaat aCCACTCCACTGAAGAACTCGATCAAAATTGGAGAATACTTGACAATCCTTGTGTATCTCAAGGATGTAAGAAACCAGTTCAGCCTTAAAATACACGATTGCTGGGCTTATGACAACGAAAACTACGATGGTCCTAGTACCAACAAGATTCAACTGACTGACAAGAACGGTTGTCCCAA GAAGAAAAAGCTGATTGATTTCTGGCAGAAAACTACAAACACAGGCAAGAGCGGTGCCACTTTAATTGCCTACAGCAAAGTGAGCGCTTTCCGATTCCCTGAAACCGACCAAGTCTACCTAACGTGTAACGTcgag CTATGCACAAACAACTGCGACTCGAACTGCGGTACCACGGAAATTTCTACAACGATCAAACCATCACAATGCTACCCTGGATCGCGTGATCCTGGATGTCAACGCATCACGGTTGAACCACAACTGAAGTGTTACCCTGGCTCACTTGATCCCAGATGTCCTCAACAGCCAACACCGACGACACCACAACTTTCAGAGCTCACTACACTACGTGATCGGAGGATTTCGTTGCCAACAGTTATTGCCGACAAATATACGACTACTACCACTCCTGAGCCACCACGCTGCTTCCCAGGCTCCACTGACCCCAGATGTCCCAAGCCCACAACTCCTGAACCACCAAGGTGCTTCCCAGGTAGCACTGACCCAAGGTGCCCCAAACCAACTACTCCTGAGCCACCACGCTGCTTCCCAGGTTCCACTGACCCCAGATGTCCCAAGCCCACAACTCCTGAACCACCAAGGTGCTTCCCAGGTAGCACTGACCCAAGGTGCCCCAAACCAACTACTCCTGAGCCACCACGCTGCTTCCCTGGCTCAACTGACCCTAGATGTCCTAAGCCAACGACTCCTGAACCTCCACGATGCTACCCGGGTTCACCTGATCCGAGATGTCCACAGCCACCTCGACCTACAACCTTAACGCCACCGACATATTTACCACCAGTAACGCCTGAATTAAAATGCTATCCAGGTTCATCAGACCCTAGGTGTCCACAACCAACCACCCCAGCTCCTCCAAAATGTTTCCCAGGCAGCACAGACCCCAGGTGCCCGAAACCTACAACACCAGCACCTCCTAACTGTTACCCTGGAAACACTGACCCACGTTGCCCTAAGCCAACAACTCCAGCACCACCCAGATGTTTCCCAGGTAGCACTGACCCCAGATGTCCCAAGCCAACGACCCCTGAGCCACCACGTTGCTACCCAGGATCGACTGACCCCAGATGTCCTAAGCCAACGACTCCTGAGCCACCACGTTGCTACCCTGGATCGACTGACCCCAGATGTCCAAAGCCAACGACTCCTGAGCCACCACGTTGCTACCCTGGATCGACTGACCCCAGATGTCCAAAGCCAACGACTCCTGAGCCACCACGTTGCTACCCTGGATCGACTGACCCCAGATGTCCCAAACCAACGACTCCTGAGCCACCACGTTGCTACCCTGGATCGACTGACCCCAGATGTCCAAAGCCAACGACTCCTGAGCCACCACGTTGCTACCCTGGATCGACTGACCCCAGATGTCCAAAGCCAACGACTCCTGAACCACCACGTTGCTACCCTGGATCGACTGACCCCAGATGTCCCAAGCCAACGACCCCTGAGCCACCACGTTGCTACCCTGGATCGACTGACCCCAGATGTCCCAAACCAACCACGCCTAAACCAGTCTGCTACCCGGGTTCTCCGGATCCTAAATGTCCCCAACCACCACGCCCGACAACCTTAACTCCTCCCACTTATTTACCACCAGTAACGCCTGAATTGAAATGCTATCCAG GTTCATCAGACCCTAGGTGTCCACAACCAACCACCCCAGCTCCTCCAAAATGTTTCCCAGGCAGCACAGACCCCAGGTGCCCGAAACCTACAACACCAGCACCTCCTAACTGTTACCCTGGAAACACTGACCCACGTTGCCCTAAGCCAACAACTCCAGCACCACCCAGATGTTTCCCAGGTAGTACTGACCCCAGATGTCCCAAGCCAACGACCCCTGAGCCACCACGTTGCTACCCTGGATCGACTGACCCCAGATGTCCTAAGCCAACGACTCCTGAGCCCCCACGTTGCTACCCTGGATCGACTGACCCCAGATGTCCCAAGCCAACGACCCCTGAGCCACCACGTTGCTACCCTGGATCAAATGACCCCAGATGTCCAAAGCCAACCACACCCGCACCGCCAAACTGTTACCCTGGAAACACCGACCCGCGTTGTCCAAAACCAACAACCCCTGCCCCACCACGGTGCTTCCCTGGCTCAACTGACCCCAGATGTCCAAAGCCAACCACACCCAAACCAGTCTGCTACCCGGGTTCTCCGGATCCTAAATGTCCCCAACCACCACGCCCGACAACCTTAACTCCACCCACTTATTTACCACCAGTGACGCCGGCACTTAAATGTTACCCCGGTTCTACCGATCCCAGATGCCCTAAGCCAACAACTCCCGAACCCCCACGGTGCTTCCCTGGATCCACTGACCCGCGCTGCCCAAAACCTACAACTCCAGCACCCCCAAATTGCTTCCCAGGCAGTACTGATCCTAGATGTCCTAAACCCACTACGCCTGCACCACCAAATTGTTACCCTGGAAACACCGACCCGCGTTGTCCAAAACCAACGACTCCTGCTCCACCCAGGTGCTTCCCTGGCTCAACTGACCCTAGATGTCCTAAGCCAACGACACCTGAGCCACCACGGTGCTTCCCGGGATCAACTGACCCCAGGTGTCCCAAGCCTACGACACCTGAACCACCGCGGTGTTTCCCTGGATCAAATGACCCCAGGTGTCCTAAGCCAACAACCCCTGCTCCACCAAGGTGCTTCCCTGGCTCAACTGACCCCAGATGTCCCAAACCTACGACACCTGAACCACCACGATGCTTCCCTGGATCAAATGACCCCAGGTGTCCTAAGCCAACAACGCCAAAACCAGTCTGCTACCCGGGTTCTCCCGATCCTAAATGTCCCCAACCACCACGCCCAACAACTTTAACTCCTCCCACTTATTTGCCACCAGTGACACCCGCTCTCAAATGCTATCCTGGTTCTACTGACCCTAGATGTCCCAAGCCAACGACTCCCGAGCCCCCACGTTGCTACCCTGGATCGACTGACCCCAGATGTCCCAAACCAACGACTCCTGAGCCACCACGTTGCTACCCTGGATCAACTGATCCCAGATGTCCCAAGCCAACGACTCCTGCTCCACCAAGGTGCTACCCAGGTAGTACCGATCCAAGATGTCCTAAGCCAACGACACCCGAACCACCTCGATGCTTCCCCGGAAGCACGGACCCACGTTGTCCCAAACCAACAACCCCTGCTCCACCAAGGTGCTTCCCTGGTTCAACTGACCCTAGATGTCCCAAGCCAACGACTCCCGAGCCCCCACGTTGCTACCCTGGATCGACTGACCCCAGATGTCCCAAACCAACGACTCCTGAGCCACCACGTTGCTACCCTGGATCAACTGATCCCAGATGTCCCAAGCCAACGACTCCTGCTCCACCAAGGTGCTACCCAGGTAGTACCGATCCAAGATGTCCTAAGCCAACGACACCCGAACCACCTCGATGCTTCCCCGGAAGCACGGACCCACGTTGTCCCAAACCAACAACCCCTGCTCCACCAAAGTGCTTCCCTGGCTCAACTGATCCTAGATGTCCTAAGCCAACGACACCTGAGCCACCACGGTGCTTCCCTGGATCAAATGACCCCAG GTGTCCTAAGCCAACAACGCCTAAACCAGTCTGCTACCCGGGTTCTCCAGATCCTAAATGTCCCCAACCACCACGCCCGACAACCTTAACTCCTCCCACTTATTTACCACCAGTGACGCCGGCACTTAAATGTTACCCCGGTTCTACCGATCCTAGATGCCCTAAGCCAACGACACCCGAATCACCTCGATGCTTCCCTGGGAGCACGGACCCACGTTGTCCCAAACCAACAACCCCTGCTCCACCAAAGTGCTTCCCTGGATCGACTGACCCCAGATGTCCCAAGCCAACGACTCCTGAACCACCACGTTGCTACCCTGGATCGACTGACCCCAGATGTCCCAAGCCAACGACTCCTGAACCACCACGTTGCTACCCTGGATCGACTGACCCTAG ATGTCCCAAGCCAACGACTCCTGAGCCACCACGTTGCTACCCAGGATCGACTGACCCCAGATGTCCCAAGCCAACGACCCCTGAGCCACCACGTTGCTACCCAGGATCGACTGACCCCAGATGTCCCAAGCCAACGACTCCTGAACCACCACGTTGCTACCCTGGATCGACTGACCCCAGATGTCCCAAACCAACGACTCCTGAGCCACCACGTTGCTACCCAGGATCAACTGACCCCAGATGTCCCAAGCCAACGACTCCTGAGCCACCACGTTGCTACCCAGGATCGACTGACCCCAGATGTCCCAAGCCAACGACCCCTGAGCCACCACGTTGCTACCCAGGATCGACTGACCCCAGATGTCCCAAGCCAACGACTCCTGAGCCACCACGTTGCTACCCTGGATCGACTGACCCCAGATGTCCCAAGCCAACGACTCCTGAGCCACCACGTTGCTACCCTGGATCGACTGACCCCAGATGTCCCAAACCAACGACTCCTGAGCCACCACGTTGCTACCCTGGATCGACTGACCCCAGATGTCCCAAGCCAACGACTCCTGAGCCCCCACGTTGCTACCCTGGATCGACTGACCCCAGATGTCCCAAGCCAACGACCCCTGCGCCACCACGTTGCTACCCTGGATCAACTGACCCTAGGTGTCCCAAACCGGAACCTCCAACCCCCAGTTCTTGTTATCCAGGATCAAGGGATCCAAAGTGCCCACAGCCGTTTGCTCCAGCTAGCACTAACCCACCTTCAACTTATTTGCCACCATTCCCAGAAGAAAATGAAATCAAATCTTCTAGAGTCAGCAGATTAGCAACTAAGGACACTAATGAAGATAACGTCAACGATTATATAG ATTCGTTCGATTTCAAGCGAACAGAACCAAGATCAAGAAAAGTTCGTGACGTATTTGGTAGCAGCGAAAGTGCTGCCTTTGCAACAAGTGGCACTGCCATCATATACATTGCCATGGGATCAGCTGTAGCAATGATCATGTCAATCACACTTGCCATTTATAtgtacaagaaaaataaactaagaacTGCGTCTGTAAACACAACTGCGCAAAGCCCctgttaa